The following coding sequences lie in one Aspergillus luchuensis IFO 4308 DNA, chromosome 8, nearly complete sequence genomic window:
- a CDS encoding uncharacterized protein (COG:L;~EggNog:ENOG410PQ68;~InterPro:IPR036397,IPR013520,IPR012337;~PFAM:PF00929;~go_function: GO:0003676 - nucleic acid binding [Evidence IEA]): MLGKYILEDEPAVQKSENAWTYNPRQGLGSRLKKNFLKLFLAKIVSCKVQRFDYDDFIPTFNMESSSSAAMTPESNIPSSVSSIDTLSSEISKLSLEEKNGQSTSKALNQEDLLKRLQAKCHSPARLRTEGLVTTPRPKSDSPQWKGIIRLDLFKRTLGGHNRRHQGKPGNRTARDAVVIDCEMVQAEKGRQVIAYLAAVDFLTGEVLVDSYVNPQRKIFNWCTRYSGITFRAMKKAIANGDALRGWMGARRALWDYIDSDTVLIGHDIKNDLNCLGMIHPKIVDSTILTAEAVFRPRWETQRFRRTWSLKTLSRVFLDRSIQDGSKGHSALQDAVATKDIVIFCLEQPEYLKKWAEFAKGGWEDIPDDFETLKSIVEDGIQVSDYL, encoded by the coding sequence ATGCTTGGCAAATACATTCTAGAAGATGAGCCAGCTGTGCAAAAATCAGAGAATGCTTGGACATATAACCCCAGACAGGGTCTGGGATCGCGACTCAAGAAAAACTTCCTGAAGTTGTTCTTAGCCAAGATCGTCTCCTGCAAAGTTCAAAGATTTGACTACGACGACTTCATTCCTACCTTCAACATGgaatcctcttcttctgcagcaatgACCCCGGAGTCTAATATCCCCTCCTCTGTTTCAAGCATTGATACACTGTCGTCAGAAATATCGAAATTATCATtggaggaaaagaatggTCAGAGTACTTCGAAAGCCCTGAACCAGGAAGACTTACTGAAAAGACTTCAGGCAAAATGCCACTCACCGGCTCGTCTCAGAACCGAGGGCTTGGTCACAACTCCACGTCCAAAATCAGATAGTCCCCAATGGAAGGGGATAATCCGCCTGGACCTGTTCAAGCGCACACTGGGTGGCCATAATCGTCGCCACCAGGGCAAACCTGGCAATCGCACAGCCAGAGACGCAGTGGTCATCGACTGTGAAATGGTGCAAGCAGAGAAAGGACGACAAGTCATTGCCTATCTCGCTGCCGTGGACTTTTTAACTGGTGAAGTCCTCGTCGATAGTTACGTTAATCCCCAGAGGAAGATATTCAACTGGTGTACTCGCTACAGTGGGATCACGTTCAGAGCTATGAAGAAGGCCATAGCTAACGGCGACGCCCTgcgtgggtggatgggggcgAGACGCGCCCTGTGGGACTATATTGATAGTGATACCGTGCTGATTGGGCACGATATAAAGAATGATTTAAACTGCCTTGGGATGATCCACCCCAAAATAGTCGACTCGACTATCCTAACGGCAGAAGCTGTGTTCAGGCCCAGATGGGAAACCCAGCGATTTAGGAGGACTTGGTCGTTGAAGACGCTGTCGAGGGTGTTCCTCGACAGGTCTATCCAAGATGGTTCTAAAGGGCACAGTGCGCTGCAGGATGCTGTTGCCACGAAAGATATCGTTATTTTCTGCCTTGAACAGCCTGAATACTTGAAGAAATGGGCGGAGTTTGCAAAaggaggatgggaggatATTCCCGATGACTTTGAGACACTGAAGTCTATTGTCGAAGATGGTATCCAAGTCTCGGATTACCTTTGA